A single window of Agromyces aureus DNA harbors:
- a CDS encoding DUF4350 domain-containing protein codes for MTPGAPAEFATAHAPATTTPATAPGGDARPATATAVSPTLGALLRRGRTWLVLAGVLVVGVLVLFAIQGGISTQAGLLDPESPGARGSGALVEVLRAHDVEVAPARSLDAALDAVASADGDATLLLFDEFATLDDDALDALAASGARLVVVEPGFRALETLAPGVRMAGAADGALDGADCDVRAAVRAEGLSEGQRLLTIDDDAKDAGWQGCFGQDGGFAAAVGPNPSPSTGEDDATGPPAASGLSLVAATTVFENSRIDEAGNAAFAIGLLGATPDLVWYLPGPADAESTAAPTLGELTPGWVSPVLVLALVVTVIAGVWRGRRLGPLVVERLPVTVPAGETRQGRARLYARSAQRTHALDQMRVATIRRLAVALRLPGTSQVAVIAQAAASATGRDATSVMLLLVDELPENDARFVALAAALDDLERDVTAATRPATTSARTTETTPDDPPGRQR; via the coding sequence ATGACGCCCGGCGCACCGGCCGAGTTCGCCACGGCGCACGCCCCTGCCACGACGACGCCTGCGACCGCGCCCGGCGGAGATGCCCGACCCGCGACCGCGACCGCCGTGTCGCCGACGCTCGGGGCGCTGCTCCGCCGCGGACGGACGTGGCTCGTGCTCGCGGGCGTGCTCGTCGTCGGGGTGCTCGTGCTCTTCGCGATCCAGGGCGGCATCAGCACGCAGGCCGGACTGCTCGACCCCGAGAGCCCGGGCGCACGCGGCTCCGGCGCCCTCGTCGAGGTGCTGCGGGCGCACGACGTCGAGGTCGCGCCCGCGCGCTCGCTCGACGCGGCGCTCGACGCCGTCGCATCGGCGGACGGCGACGCGACGCTCCTGCTCTTCGACGAATTCGCCACCCTCGACGACGACGCGCTCGACGCACTCGCGGCGAGCGGGGCACGGCTCGTCGTCGTCGAGCCGGGATTCCGGGCGCTCGAGACGCTCGCGCCCGGCGTGCGCATGGCCGGCGCCGCCGACGGTGCGCTCGACGGCGCCGACTGCGACGTGCGGGCGGCCGTCCGGGCCGAGGGACTCTCCGAAGGACAGCGGCTCCTGACGATCGATGACGACGCGAAGGACGCCGGCTGGCAGGGGTGCTTCGGTCAGGACGGCGGATTCGCGGCGGCCGTCGGCCCGAACCCGAGCCCGAGCACCGGCGAGGACGACGCGACCGGCCCGCCTGCGGCATCCGGCCTCTCGCTGGTCGCCGCGACGACGGTCTTCGAGAACTCGCGCATCGACGAGGCCGGAAACGCGGCGTTCGCGATCGGACTGCTCGGGGCGACCCCCGACCTGGTCTGGTACCTGCCCGGACCCGCCGACGCCGAGTCGACCGCCGCGCCGACGCTCGGCGAGCTCACGCCCGGCTGGGTCAGCCCCGTGCTCGTGCTCGCGCTCGTCGTCACGGTCATCGCCGGGGTCTGGCGCGGACGACGCCTCGGCCCGCTCGTCGTCGAGCGGCTGCCCGTGACGGTGCCGGCCGGCGAGACGAGGCAGGGCCGAGCCCGGCTCTACGCGCGCTCGGCCCAGCGCACGCACGCGCTCGACCAGATGCGCGTGGCCACGATCAGGCGCCTCGCGGTGGCGCTGCGCCTGCCCGGCACGAGCCAGGTCGCGGTGATCGCGCAGGCGGCGGCGTCGGCGACCGGGCGCGACGCGACCTCCGTCATGCTGCTGCTCGTCGACGAGCTGCCCGAGAACGATGCGAGGTTCGTCGCCCTCGCAGCGGCCCTCGACGACCTCGAACGAGACGTCACCGCGGCGACCAGGCCCGCCACCACCTCCGCCCGCACGACCGAGACCACCCCAGACGACCCGCCAGGAAGGCAGCGATGA
- a CDS encoding RDD family protein produces MVDVPNARTAAARHDDEGVVIGEAVALDLRPASALIRGGGTIIDVLVSIVLLVGMALVATGAGLTVDGAAFRAIAIGGVVVVIIVVPTAVETASHGRSLGKLALGLRVVRDDGGAIGFRHAFIRALTGVLEIYLTFGGLAVLIGFLNPSSKRLGDLLAGTHAQVERVPAVRSNPFGVPPELVGWASIADVARLPDPLARRVASYFENVAQLAPASRTRLATSLAAEVAPYVAPVPDAAPEPFLAGVVALRRARDARALELEQARLHALEPVLAATATGFPRR; encoded by the coding sequence ATGGTCGACGTGCCCAACGCCCGCACCGCTGCCGCCCGACACGACGACGAGGGCGTGGTCATCGGCGAGGCCGTCGCGCTCGACCTGCGGCCGGCATCCGCCCTGATCCGCGGCGGCGGAACCATCATCGACGTGCTCGTCTCGATCGTGCTCCTCGTCGGCATGGCCCTCGTCGCGACCGGCGCGGGCCTCACGGTCGACGGGGCCGCGTTCCGCGCCATCGCGATCGGCGGGGTCGTGGTCGTCATCATCGTCGTGCCGACGGCCGTCGAGACCGCCTCGCACGGGCGCTCGCTCGGCAAGCTCGCGCTCGGCCTCCGCGTCGTGCGCGACGACGGCGGGGCGATCGGGTTCCGCCATGCGTTCATCCGCGCCCTCACCGGGGTGCTCGAGATCTACCTCACGTTCGGCGGCCTCGCGGTGCTCATCGGCTTCCTGAACCCGTCGTCCAAGCGCCTCGGCGACCTGCTCGCCGGAACCCACGCCCAGGTCGAGCGCGTGCCCGCCGTGCGTTCGAACCCGTTCGGCGTGCCGCCCGAGCTCGTCGGGTGGGCCTCGATCGCCGACGTCGCGCGCCTGCCCGACCCGCTCGCCCGCCGCGTCGCCTCGTACTTCGAGAACGTCGCCCAGCTCGCTCCGGCGAGCCGCACCCGCCTGGCCACCTCGCTCGCCGCCGAGGTCGCACCCTACGTCGCCCCGGTCCCGGATGCCGCACCCGAGCCGTTCCTCGCGGGCGTGGTCGCGCTCCGGCGCGCGCGCGACGCCCGCGCGCTCGAACTCGAGCAGGCTCGACTGCATGCGCTCGAACCCGTGCTCGCCGCGACGGCGACCGGCTTCCCGCGGCGCTGA
- a CDS encoding stage II sporulation protein M — MDLDALATARHDAWQRLDALGRENRLSGPEADELIERYQGAASDLSLVQTTVGSTALGDRLSVGLAKARLRFTGAPENPLKLFTRFVMVDLPAALYRVRWLTLAVAIVTVVVAALYAWWIAADPRVLATLGSEAEMQQLADEGFVSYYSENPAASFAGSVWTNNAWIAAQCVAFGITGLWVPAVILQNAQNLGITAAVMFAYDEADTFFLYITPHGLLELTCVFVAAAAGLRIFWAWVAPGARPRGVALAQDARALFTVAIGLVFFLFVSGLIEGFVTPAPWPWPVKIGIGVLAFGGFLAYMLVLGGRATRAGATGDLDAFEAGATRIIAG, encoded by the coding sequence ATGGACCTCGACGCACTCGCCACCGCCCGCCATGACGCATGGCAGCGGCTCGACGCGCTCGGCCGCGAGAACCGGCTGTCGGGGCCCGAGGCCGACGAACTCATCGAGCGGTACCAGGGCGCGGCCTCCGACCTCTCGCTCGTGCAGACCACCGTCGGCTCGACGGCGTTGGGCGATCGCCTGTCGGTCGGGCTCGCGAAGGCCCGCCTGCGGTTCACGGGCGCTCCCGAGAACCCGCTGAAGCTGTTCACGCGGTTCGTGATGGTCGACCTGCCCGCGGCGCTCTACCGGGTGCGGTGGCTGACGCTCGCGGTCGCGATCGTCACGGTCGTGGTGGCGGCCCTCTACGCGTGGTGGATCGCCGCGGATCCGCGGGTGCTCGCGACGCTCGGCAGCGAGGCCGAGATGCAGCAGCTCGCCGACGAGGGCTTCGTCTCGTACTACTCCGAGAACCCGGCGGCCTCGTTCGCCGGGTCGGTCTGGACCAACAACGCCTGGATCGCCGCGCAGTGCGTCGCGTTCGGCATCACCGGTCTGTGGGTGCCCGCGGTGATCCTGCAGAACGCGCAGAACCTCGGCATCACGGCCGCCGTCATGTTCGCCTACGACGAGGCCGACACGTTCTTCCTGTACATCACTCCGCACGGCCTGCTCGAACTCACCTGCGTGTTCGTCGCCGCAGCCGCCGGCCTCCGGATCTTCTGGGCCTGGGTCGCCCCTGGCGCTCGCCCGCGCGGCGTGGCGCTCGCCCAAGACGCCCGCGCACTGTTCACGGTGGCGATCGGGCTCGTGTTCTTCCTGTTCGTCTCGGGCCTCATCGAGGGCTTCGTGACCCCGGCGCCCTGGCCGTGGCCCGTGAAGATCGGCATCGGGGTGCTCGCGTTCGGCGGGTTCCTCGCCTACATGCTCGTGCTCGGCGGTCGGGCGACGCGGGCCGGCGCGACGGGCGACCTCGACGCCTTCGAGGCCGGCGCCACGCGCATCATCGCCGGCTGA
- a CDS encoding AAA family ATPase, with translation MTDTTPTSTRPTDAELRDALNRVRLEVGKAVVGQDGAVTGLIIALLARGHVLLEGVPGVAKTLLVRTLTRTLDLQTRRLQFTPDLMPGDVTGSLAFDPRTGEFAFREGPVFTNILLADEINRTPPKTQSALLEAMEERQVSADGVTRPLPDPFLVAATQNPIEYEGTYSLPEAQLDRFLLKLVLDIPERDAEFAILRRHADGFDPHDLGAAGVRAVLGADELEQARAAAASVRVSDDVLAYLVDLARASRLSPSLRLGVSPRATTGLLAASKAWAWLSGYESVTPDHVQAMLLPVWRHRVQLRPEAELEGVSVDAVLRAIMQQVQVPL, from the coding sequence ATGACCGACACGACGCCCACGAGCACCCGACCGACCGACGCCGAACTCCGGGACGCGCTGAATCGCGTGCGACTCGAGGTCGGCAAGGCCGTGGTCGGACAGGACGGCGCCGTCACGGGCCTGATCATCGCGCTGCTCGCGCGCGGTCACGTGCTGCTCGAGGGCGTGCCCGGCGTCGCGAAGACGCTGCTCGTGCGCACCCTCACGCGCACGCTCGACCTGCAGACCCGTCGTCTGCAGTTCACGCCCGACCTCATGCCGGGCGACGTCACCGGGTCGCTCGCGTTCGACCCGCGCACGGGCGAGTTCGCGTTCCGCGAAGGGCCGGTGTTCACGAACATCCTGCTCGCCGACGAGATCAACCGCACCCCGCCGAAGACCCAGTCGGCGCTGCTCGAGGCCATGGAGGAACGGCAGGTCTCGGCCGACGGCGTGACGCGGCCGCTGCCCGACCCGTTCCTCGTCGCGGCGACGCAGAACCCGATCGAGTACGAGGGCACGTACTCCCTGCCCGAGGCCCAGCTCGACCGGTTCCTGCTGAAACTCGTGCTCGACATCCCCGAGCGCGACGCCGAGTTCGCGATCCTGCGCCGCCACGCCGACGGGTTCGACCCGCACGACCTCGGCGCGGCCGGCGTGCGGGCCGTGCTCGGCGCCGACGAGCTCGAGCAGGCACGGGCGGCCGCGGCATCCGTTCGCGTGTCCGACGACGTGCTCGCCTACCTCGTCGACCTGGCGCGCGCGAGCCGGTTGAGCCCGTCGCTGCGCCTCGGCGTCAGCCCGCGGGCGACGACGGGCCTGCTCGCGGCCTCGAAGGCGTGGGCGTGGCTCTCGGGCTACGAGTCGGTCACGCCCGACCACGTGCAGGCGATGCTGCTGCCCGTCTGGCGCCACCGCGTGCAACTGCGGCCCGAAGCCGAGCTCGAGGGCGTCTCGGTCGACGCGGTGCTGCGCGCGATCATGCAGCAGGTGCAGGTTCCCCTCTGA
- a CDS encoding DUF3499 family protein — MKRRCSRTACPAEAVATLTFDYADSMAVLGPLSVAPEPHGYDLCATHAERTSAPVGWQIVRYASPGRVDSTA; from the coding sequence ATGAAGAGACGTTGTTCGCGCACCGCGTGCCCCGCTGAGGCGGTCGCGACGCTGACCTTCGACTACGCCGACTCGATGGCCGTGCTCGGCCCGCTGTCGGTGGCCCCCGAACCGCACGGCTACGACCTCTGCGCGACCCATGCCGAGCGCACTTCGGCGCCCGTGGGATGGCAGATCGTTCGGTATGCCTCGCCGGGTCGGGTAGATTCCACGGCATGA
- a CDS encoding aquaporin, with amino-acid sequence MSDTAVAVDAPSTGQKLTAEVLGTFILVFGVIGTAIFAAGFAAGDGNLNVGFLGVALALGLSVVVGAYAFGPVSGGHFNPAVTLGLAVAGRFPWREVIGYIAAQLVGGILASTALLGILATGPLFDIAVFQGASTGYGVLSPGGYGLVSVFLVEVIATAVFLFVILGVTSAGRAASNLAPLAIGLTLTVAALVAIPVSNASFNPARSIATAIYGGADAIGQVWLSIVAPILGAIIAGLIYKLVFDRAAKLSA; translated from the coding sequence ATGTCCGATACCGCAGTCGCCGTCGATGCTCCGTCCACCGGCCAGAAACTCACCGCAGAGGTGCTCGGCACCTTCATCCTCGTCTTCGGCGTCATCGGCACGGCGATCTTCGCTGCCGGATTCGCCGCGGGCGACGGCAACCTCAACGTCGGCTTCCTCGGGGTCGCGCTCGCGCTCGGCCTGAGCGTCGTGGTCGGCGCCTACGCCTTCGGCCCCGTCTCGGGCGGCCACTTCAACCCGGCCGTGACCCTCGGGCTCGCCGTCGCGGGTCGCTTCCCGTGGCGCGAGGTGATCGGGTACATCGCGGCCCAGCTCGTCGGCGGCATCCTCGCCTCGACGGCACTGCTCGGCATCCTCGCCACCGGCCCGCTGTTCGACATCGCGGTCTTCCAGGGCGCGTCGACCGGCTACGGCGTGCTCTCCCCCGGCGGCTACGGGCTGGTCTCGGTGTTCCTCGTCGAGGTCATCGCGACGGCCGTGTTCCTGTTCGTGATCCTCGGCGTCACGAGCGCGGGCCGCGCGGCCTCGAACCTCGCGCCCCTCGCGATCGGCCTGACGCTCACCGTCGCCGCGCTCGTCGCGATCCCGGTCTCGAACGCCTCGTTCAACCCGGCCCGCTCGATCGCGACCGCGATCTACGGCGGCGCCGACGCGATCGGCCAGGTCTGGCTCTCGATCGTCGCGCCCATCCTCGGCGCGATCATCGCCGGCCTCATCTACAAGCTGGTCTTCGACCGCGCTGCGAAGCTCTCGGCGTAG
- a CDS encoding phosphomannomutase/phosphoglucomutase, giving the protein MTSAENPVDRERLSAIVKAYDVRGIVGDALTEQSVEALAAAFVDEVGAAGGKVVVGHDMRDSSPGFAEAFARGATSRGADVVAIGLCSTDESYYASGILNAPAAMFTASHNPAAYNGIKFSRAGAQGISLDTGLAAIRDRAGDYLEQGVTPVEAPGSVQPLDVLADYAAYLRSLVDLTGIRPLKIVVDAGNGMGGLTVPAVLGTAAGLAELPLEIVPLYFELDGTFPNHEANPLEPANLVDLQKAVVEHGADLGLAFDGDADRCFVVDERGGAVTPSAVAAIVAVREIARVAALGETDINVIHNLITSRFVPETIEAAGAIPVRTRVGHSLIKDRMRETGAVFGGEHSAHYYFRDFWGADNGMLAAMHVLAEFGAQQGTLSELADRFTPYALSGEINSTVADVPAAYTRVVEAFTGRADFDELDGLTVLGTTAEDEPFWWFSVRPSNTEPLLRLNVEGADAATMAAVRDEVLALIRS; this is encoded by the coding sequence ATGACTTCCGCCGAGAATCCTGTCGACCGCGAGCGACTCAGCGCGATCGTGAAGGCCTACGACGTCCGTGGCATCGTGGGCGACGCCCTCACCGAGCAGTCCGTCGAGGCCCTCGCCGCGGCCTTCGTCGACGAGGTCGGCGCCGCCGGAGGCAAGGTCGTGGTCGGTCACGACATGCGCGATTCCTCACCCGGGTTCGCCGAGGCCTTCGCACGCGGGGCGACGAGTCGCGGCGCCGACGTCGTGGCCATCGGCCTGTGCTCGACCGACGAGAGCTACTACGCCTCCGGCATCCTGAACGCACCGGCGGCCATGTTCACGGCCAGCCACAACCCCGCCGCGTACAACGGCATCAAGTTCTCGAGGGCCGGCGCCCAGGGCATCTCGCTCGACACGGGCCTCGCCGCGATCCGCGATCGTGCGGGCGACTACCTCGAGCAGGGTGTCACGCCCGTCGAAGCGCCGGGTTCGGTGCAGCCCCTCGACGTGCTGGCCGACTACGCGGCCTACCTGCGCTCGCTCGTGGACCTCACCGGCATCCGGCCCCTGAAGATCGTCGTCGACGCGGGCAACGGCATGGGCGGGCTCACGGTTCCGGCGGTGCTCGGCACCGCGGCCGGGCTCGCCGAGCTCCCCCTCGAGATCGTGCCGCTGTACTTCGAGCTCGACGGCACGTTCCCGAATCACGAGGCGAACCCGCTCGAGCCGGCCAACCTCGTCGACCTCCAGAAGGCCGTCGTCGAGCACGGCGCCGACCTGGGCCTCGCCTTCGACGGCGACGCCGACCGCTGCTTCGTCGTCGACGAGCGCGGCGGCGCCGTGACCCCGTCGGCCGTCGCCGCCATCGTCGCCGTGCGCGAGATCGCCCGCGTCGCAGCGCTCGGCGAGACCGACATCAACGTGATCCACAACCTCATCACCTCGCGCTTCGTGCCCGAGACGATCGAGGCCGCCGGTGCGATCCCCGTGCGCACCCGTGTCGGGCACTCGCTCATCAAGGACCGCATGAGGGAGACCGGCGCGGTCTTCGGCGGCGAGCACTCGGCGCACTACTACTTCCGCGACTTCTGGGGCGCCGACAACGGCATGCTCGCGGCCATGCACGTGCTCGCCGAGTTCGGTGCGCAGCAGGGCACCCTCTCCGAGCTGGCCGACCGGTTCACGCCGTACGCGCTCTCGGGCGAGATCAACTCGACGGTCGCCGACGTCCCTGCGGCGTACACCCGCGTGGTCGAGGCGTTCACCGGGCGTGCCGACTTCGACGAGCTCGACGGGCTGACGGTTCTCGGCACGACCGCCGAAGACGAGCCGTTCTGGTGGTTCAGCGTTCGGCCGTCGAACACCGAGCCGCTGCTGCGCCTGAACGTCGAGGGTGCGGATGCCGCGACCATGGCCGCCGTGCGCGACGAGGTGCTGGCGCTCATCCGCTCCTGA
- the ahcY gene encoding adenosylhomocysteinase, producing MTLAETSALPFKVADLSLAEAGRHQLRLAENEMPGLMSLREEFGASQPLAGARIAGSLHMTVQTAVLIETLVALGAQVRWASCNIFSTQNEAAAAIAVGPDGTLDDPKGIPVFAWKGESLEEYWWCTDRIFDWSAEAAAASADWIGPNMILDDGGDATLLVHDGRTFELAGAVPETPADASHEYRVVLDTLRRSLEVSGDRWTRIAEELKGVTEETTTGVHRLYELHAKGELLFPAINVNDSVTKSKFDNKYGIRHSLPDGLNRATDVLMGGKVAFVVGYGDVGKGAAEALRGQGARVIVSEVDPICALQAAMDGYQVARVEDVVGDVDIFVTCTGNKDVLRLEHMLGMKHLAIVSNVGHFDNEIDMAGLESLEGAEKVEIKPQVHEWRLPTGRSILVLSEGRLMNLGNATGHPSFVMSNSFTNQVLAQIELWTRPEEYPIGVYVLPKHLDEKVARLHLGSLGVQLTELSPEQAAYIGVAVEGPYKVDHYRY from the coding sequence ATGACGCTCGCCGAGACATCCGCCCTCCCGTTCAAGGTCGCCGACCTCTCGCTCGCCGAGGCCGGCCGCCATCAGCTGCGCCTCGCCGAGAACGAGATGCCCGGCCTCATGTCGCTCCGCGAGGAGTTCGGCGCCTCGCAGCCGCTCGCGGGCGCCCGCATCGCCGGCAGCCTGCACATGACCGTGCAGACCGCGGTGCTCATCGAGACCCTCGTGGCCCTCGGCGCGCAGGTGCGCTGGGCGAGCTGCAACATCTTCTCGACGCAGAACGAGGCGGCCGCCGCGATCGCGGTCGGCCCAGACGGCACGCTCGACGACCCCAAGGGCATTCCGGTGTTCGCCTGGAAGGGCGAGTCGCTCGAGGAGTACTGGTGGTGCACCGACCGCATCTTCGACTGGAGCGCCGAGGCCGCGGCCGCGAGTGCCGACTGGATCGGCCCGAACATGATCCTCGACGACGGCGGCGACGCCACGCTCCTCGTGCACGACGGTCGCACGTTCGAACTCGCGGGCGCCGTGCCCGAGACGCCGGCCGACGCGAGCCACGAGTACCGCGTCGTGCTCGACACCCTGCGCCGCTCGCTCGAGGTCAGCGGCGACCGCTGGACCCGTATCGCCGAGGAGCTCAAGGGCGTCACCGAAGAGACCACGACCGGCGTGCACCGCCTCTACGAGCTGCACGCCAAGGGTGAGCTGCTGTTCCCGGCGATCAACGTCAACGACTCGGTCACGAAGTCGAAGTTCGACAACAAGTACGGCATCCGCCACTCGCTGCCCGACGGCCTGAATCGTGCGACCGACGTGCTCATGGGCGGCAAGGTCGCGTTCGTCGTCGGCTACGGCGACGTCGGCAAGGGTGCCGCCGAGGCGCTGCGCGGCCAGGGCGCCCGCGTCATCGTCTCCGAGGTCGACCCGATCTGCGCGCTCCAGGCCGCCATGGACGGCTACCAGGTCGCCCGCGTCGAAGACGTCGTCGGCGACGTCGACATCTTCGTCACCTGCACGGGCAACAAGGACGTGCTGCGTCTCGAGCACATGCTCGGCATGAAGCACCTCGCGATCGTCTCGAACGTCGGACACTTCGACAACGAGATCGACATGGCCGGGCTCGAGTCGCTCGAGGGCGCCGAGAAGGTCGAGATCAAGCCGCAGGTGCACGAGTGGCGCCTGCCCACCGGCCGGTCGATCCTCGTGCTGTCCGAGGGGCGCCTGATGAACCTCGGCAACGCGACCGGGCACCCGTCGTTCGTCATGTCGAACTCGTTCACCAACCAGGTGCTCGCGCAGATCGAGCTCTGGACCCGTCCCGAGGAGTACCCGATCGGCGTCTACGTGCTGCCCAAGCACCTCGACGAGAAGGTCGCCCGCCTGCACCTCGGCTCGCTCGGCGTGCAGCTCACCGAGCTCAGCCCCGAGCAGGCCGCCTACATCGGCGTCGCGGTCGAGGGCCCGTACAAGGTCGACCACTACCGGTACTGA
- a CDS encoding DUF58 domain-containing protein translates to MAVTGRFVLLVALGVVPVVVLGSSGADAAWFALLGWLALAIGLGALDLSLAASPRRVSLIRDLPAKVRLGEPVVSSLTVVNTGERMLRATVRDAWEPSAGVAGANRSRLAVAPGERRSVRLQLTPWRRGDRRTEQVTIRSAGPLGLWCRQATLASLGRLRVLPPFHSRVHLPSRLTRLRELDGRTPMLVRGQGTEFDSIREYVRGDDVRSIDWRATARHLDPAARGGTKLMVRTWRPERDRRIVIVADTSRTAAARVADEPRLDTAWESTLLLSALATHAGDRVDFFAWDRRARARVTGVTGSQLLARLVDAMAGVEAELIEADWTGLPAQIRAVTSRRALVVLLTAADSPGSARGLLSVLPQLTARHTVLVASVQDPEADAAAARRDTLDDVYLAAASERARLDVDRVAAAIRQSGAHPVSAAPRDLPPALADRYLELKAAGLL, encoded by the coding sequence ATGGCGGTCACCGGTCGGTTCGTGCTGCTCGTCGCCCTCGGCGTCGTGCCCGTGGTCGTGCTCGGCTCCTCGGGAGCGGATGCCGCGTGGTTCGCGCTGCTCGGCTGGCTCGCCCTCGCGATCGGGCTGGGCGCGCTCGACCTCTCGCTCGCGGCCTCGCCACGACGGGTCTCGCTGATCCGCGACCTGCCCGCGAAGGTGCGTCTCGGCGAGCCCGTCGTCTCGAGCCTCACGGTCGTGAACACGGGCGAGCGGATGCTGCGCGCCACCGTCCGCGACGCCTGGGAGCCGTCGGCCGGAGTCGCCGGTGCCAACCGCTCCCGGCTCGCCGTCGCGCCCGGCGAACGCCGGAGCGTGCGCCTGCAGCTGACGCCATGGCGGCGCGGCGACCGCCGCACCGAGCAGGTCACGATCCGCTCGGCGGGGCCGCTCGGCCTGTGGTGCCGGCAGGCGACGCTCGCGTCCCTCGGGCGCCTGCGCGTGCTGCCGCCGTTCCACTCGCGCGTGCACCTGCCGTCGCGCCTGACGCGGCTGCGCGAGCTCGACGGCCGCACGCCCATGCTCGTTCGCGGGCAGGGCACCGAGTTCGACTCGATCCGCGAGTACGTGCGCGGCGACGACGTGCGCTCGATCGACTGGCGTGCGACGGCGCGCCACCTCGACCCCGCCGCCCGGGGCGGCACGAAGCTCATGGTGCGCACGTGGCGCCCCGAACGCGACCGCCGCATCGTCATCGTCGCCGACACGTCGCGCACGGCCGCCGCGCGCGTGGCGGACGAGCCGCGCCTCGACACCGCGTGGGAGTCGACCCTGCTGCTCTCGGCGCTCGCGACGCACGCGGGCGACCGCGTGGACTTCTTCGCGTGGGATCGTCGGGCTCGGGCCAGGGTCACCGGGGTGACGGGGTCGCAACTGCTCGCGCGCCTCGTCGACGCGATGGCCGGCGTCGAGGCCGAGCTCATCGAGGCCGACTGGACGGGTCTGCCCGCGCAGATCCGCGCCGTCACGAGCCGTCGGGCGCTCGTCGTGCTGCTCACGGCCGCCGACTCCCCCGGCTCCGCGCGCGGCCTGCTCTCGGTGCTGCCGCAGCTCACGGCCCGGCACACCGTGCTGGTGGCCTCCGTGCAGGACCCCGAGGCGGATGCCGCGGCCGCGCGCCGCGACACCCTCGACGACGTCTACCTCGCCGCCGCGTCCGAACGTGCGCGCCTCGACGTCGATCGCGTCGCCGCGGCGATCCGGCAGTCGGGAGCGCACCCGGTCTCGGCGGCGCCCCGCGACCTGCCGCCCGCACTCGCCGACCGATATCTCGAGCTCAAGGCGGCCGGCCTGCTCTGA